The following proteins are encoded in a genomic region of Plasmodium coatneyi strain Hackeri chromosome 6, complete sequence:
- a CDS encoding RNA binding protein, giving the protein MMSTLQKGKGLIVTPCKLVSTASMRGTPLREAKQTPTKNGRRFFSEYQHVQEEKVNLPRLKLRGLPFDVAEEEIKTFFKNFQLAKVGYPIHIIRGVKNKPTGQAHVYFDDEEEARKACETLNRKFLRNRYIEIYTDYIFNHNLTLVKEHVTTLMRDRYRKDNQ; this is encoded by the coding sequence ATGATGTCAACACTGCAGAAAGGTAAAGGGCTCATAGTAACACCATGTAAGCTCGTTAGCACTGCCAGTATGCGCGGCACACCTTTACGGGAGGCGAAGCAAACACCCACCAAAAATGGTCGAAGATTTTTCAGCGAATATCAACATgtgcaggaagaaaaagttaaCCTGCCTAGGCTGAAATTGAGAGGACTACCATTCGACgttgcagaagaagaaataaaaaccttttttaagaatttCCAATTGGCCAAGGTAGGGTACCCTATTCATATCATCAGGGGGGTGAAGAACAAACCCACTGGTCAAGCGCATGTTTATTTTGACGACGAGGAGGAGGCGAGGAAGGCTTGCGAAACTCTGAATAGGAAGTTCTTACGCAACAGGTACATCGAAATATACACCGACTACATTTTCAACCATAACTTAACACTCGTTAAGGAGCACGTCACAACGTTGATGAGGGACCGTTACAGGAAAGACAACCAGTGA